A single window of Dermochelys coriacea isolate rDerCor1 chromosome 14, rDerCor1.pri.v4, whole genome shotgun sequence DNA harbors:
- the LOC119843287 gene encoding zinc finger protein 850-like isoform X8, whose translation MFLRRAEGNFSQCLEQGNAWGDRHRSEMQLGNYPGKKLDESIQCGGGCKDPKETTDQRTSHNKEKPYNCLDCGESFSKSSSLIQHGRIHMGERPYKCIKCGKGFIGSSSLTKHERIHRGERPYKCPECGKSFSVKSTLNTHQKIHTGEKPYKCLDCGKTFGQNSYLIEHRRIHTGERPYKCLYCGKTFSQRSHLIKHQRIHTGDKPYKCLNCGQSFVDRTKLNNHQRIHTGEKPHKCLDCGKSFIQKSQLIIHQRVHTGDRPYKCLECGKSFSQSSKLITHQRTHTGERPYKCLECGKSFMESSSLIRHGRIHTGERAYKCLECEKNFMENRSLIKHRRIHTGERPYKCLECGKGFIESSTLTKHGRIHTGERPYKCLECGKSFSVKSALNIHQKTHTGEKPHKCLDCGKTFSQISYLIKHGRTHTVERPYKCLDCGKTFSQRSYLIKHGRIHTGERPYKCLDCEKVFNERSALIRHERTHMEEKPHKCLDCGKSFIQTSQLIIHQRVHTGERPFKCCECGESFIQNSKLITHQQIHTGERPYKCLECGKGFSQSSTLITHQRTHTGERPYGCLECGKGFIASSALTKHRRTHTGERPYKCLECGKSFSVKSALNMHQKTHTGEKPHTCLDCGKSFSQRSHLTKHGKIHTGERPLKHLDCGDSFNKSSELTKHESIHKSERS comes from the coding sequence ATGTTTTTGAGAAGAGCTGAAGGGAATTTTTCCCAGTGCTTGGAGCAGGGAAATGCCTGGGGAGATCGACACAGATCAGAGATGCAGCTGGGAAACTATCCTGGGAAGAAACTGGATGAATCCATTCAATGTGGCGGAGGATGTAAGGATCCCAAGGAAACCACAGACCAGCGGACAAGTCACAATAAAGAGAAACCCTACAATTGTCTTGACTGTGGGGAAAGTTTTAGCAAAAGTTCATCCCTTATTCAACATGGACGAATCCAcatgggagagagaccctataaatgcatCAAGTGTGGGAAAGGTTTTATTGGAAGTTCATCCCTTACTAAACATGAAAGAATCCACAGAGGAGAAAGACCATATAAAtgccctgagtgtgggaaaagtttcagtgtgAAATCAACCCTTAAtacacatcagaaaatccacacgggagagaaaccctataaatgcttggactgtgggaaaacttttggTCAGAACTCATACCTTATTGAACAtaggagaatccacacgggagagagaccatATAAATGCCTTTACTGTGGGAAAACTTTTAGTCAGCGCTCACACCTTATtaagcatcagagaatccatacaggTGACAAACCTTATAAATGCCTCAACTGTGGGCAAAGTTTTGTTGACAGAACGAAACTTAAtaatcatcagagaatccacacaggagagaaaccccataaatgcttggactgtgggaaaagcttcattcagAAGTCACAACTCATTATACACCAGAGAGTGCACACAGGAGACAGACcatataaatgccttgagtgtgggaaaagttttagtcAGAGCTCAAAGCTTATTACACATCAgcgaacccacacaggagagagaccttataaatgccttgagtgtggaaAAAGTTTTATGGAAAGTTCATCTCTTATTCGACATGGGCGAATCCATACAGGAGAAAGAgcctataaatgccttgagtgtgagAAAAATTTTATGGAAAATCGATCCCTCATTAAACATAGGAGAATACACACGGGagaaagaccctataaatgccttgaaTGTGGGAAAGGTTTTATTGAAAGTTCAACCCTTACTAAACATggaagaatccacacaggagaaagaccctataaatgtcttgagtgtgggaaaagtttcagtgtgAAATCAGCCCTTAATATACATCAgaaaacccacacaggagagaaaccccataaatgcttggactgtgggaaaactttcagtCAGATCTCCTACCTTATTAAACATGGGAGAACCCACACGGTAGAGAGACCATATAAAtgcctggactgtgggaaaaccttcagtCAGCGCTCATACCTTAttaaacatgggagaatccacacaggagaaagaccctATAAATGTCTTGACTGTGAGAAAGTTTTCAATGAGCGATCAGCCCTTATTAGACATGAGAGAACTCACATGGAAGAGAAACcccataaatgcttggactgtgggaaaagttttattCAGACATCACAACTTATTATACACCAGAGAGTGCACACAGGAGAAAGACCTTTtaaatgctgtgagtgtggggaAAGTTTTATTCAGAACTCAAAGCTTATTACACATCAgcaaatccacacaggagagagaccttacaagtgccttgagtgtgggaaaggTTTTAGTCAGAGTTCAACgcttattacacatcagagaacccacacaggagagagaccctatggatgccttgagtgtgggaaaggTTTTATTGCAAGTTCAGCCCTTACTAAACATaggagaacccacacaggagaaagaccctataaatgccttgagtgtgggaaaagtttcagtgtgAAATCGGCCCTTAATATGCATCAgaaaacccacacaggagagaaaccccatacatgcttggactgtgggaaaagttttagtcAGCGTTCACACCTTACTAAACATGGGaaaatccacacgggagagagaccttTGAAACACCTTGACTGTGGGGACAGCTTCAATAAGAGTTCAGAGCTTACCAAACATGAGAGTATCCACAAGAGTGAGAGATCCTAG